tattactaaatataaatataaagggCATCACTTTATCTGAATTGTGAAATTCTGGATTGATGTTCAAGAACTCTCTCTAATAATTTCACCCCAGAAATAGTAAGAattgaaacacatttctgttacaTTAGAATTTGTCTTCATGATACTAAAAATGAGAGGAAAGGGAGATGTTTCAAATATATTCTCCATGTTCTgtcatgacattttttttttaaacattcccACTGGTAGTCTTGTGtcaacacaaaatatttcttttaaaacctGACCGTTGCAGAGCGGACTGAATTCAGTgagtttgtctttatttgcaaTGACACTGTTGTATTTAGTGTTTCATGTGTCTTTAAACATTAGTCCAACTGTTAGCATTATTAAACCTTAACCAGTATAACTAATCACACAGCCAGTAGCataatctttttaaataataacagCATTGTATACCTACAGCCTCATCACATAACAGGTATAACAGCAAATTAATGTTAATTGTAAGTCCTGGATGTTATGAACAGCAAGGGACAGCAGAGCGAGGCTTTCTGTGGAGCTTGACTGTGTCTGTGGGGATGAGGTGGTCCGTTCTTTCATCCATAGCCAACACTCTACGCACTGCTTCCTCAAAGGCCACGGCTACATTGGTGGCATCCTTGGCACTGGTCTCATAATAGGGGTAGTCGCCGTTCTCCTGGCACCACCGCTGAGCCTCCTCAGTGGACACCTGCCTCTCTGTCACATCCACTTTGTTGCCCAAGACTACGAATGGGAACTTCTCTGGTTCCTTGACATCAGCGTAGTAGATGAACTCCTTCTTCCAGTTGCCCAAGTTGAAAAAACTCTGGTTGTCATCTACACTGAAGGTGAGCAGGCAGCAGTCAGAGCCACGATAGAAAGGAGTCCTCAGGCTTCGGAAGCGTTCCTGGCCAGCAGTGTCCCAAATCTGTAGAGTAACCTGGTGGCCATCAACCTCCAAGTCCTTATTGAGAAACTCAACACCGATAGTGTGGAAAAGATGTGCATCAAACTTGTTAGTGACATAACGATTCATGATGGAGCTTTTTCCTACACCACCGTCACCCAGCAGAATGACTTTCAGCAGGGATGTCTTAGTTGTCATGACTGTTCACTCCTGTTTGACCACTTTGAAAAAATGTACCTAAAGGAGAGATGCAATGTGTAAAAGATGTGTTACTATTTACACACCAATAATATTTTAAGACAAAAAGCTGTCAACAATCACCTCTTCACATTTTGGTGGATACTGTGTGACTTTTGCCTTACCCCTGATGGATGTTGGCCTCCTCCACTGGTCCAGATCACGTGTTGTAAACCTTGGTCCGAGGTCACATGCTCGTTTGTTTAATGTTGATGTGTGCAGCCATTTAGGGAACGTTCAACCAGCTGTAACAATGAGATACGTTTTCCTGATTAACACATGGCCCAGGACAACAGTTAACAGCTGAGAAGCCCCATTGTAATAAACCATACTCGGTATCATACACTGTTTGTGAGCACTCCACAATATACAGAGATGTACTTAGTGTCATAGAAGACCTTAGTACATCATGTGTCATTGCATTGCGGAATAACAGTGGACAGCTAAACAATATTAAACAGCCGAGACAATCAGAAGTATAGATCCACAAGCTAGCTAAGTGCtagctaagctaggctaacgtgaaaaaggaaaacagggaCCAGAGTTGGAGTTTACTAAGCTAATACAACCATGTAGCTGGCTCCGGTTAACTTGTAGGCATGTCGGCCAGTAACGTACCTTACAGTTTGGACcaggcagctgtgtgtgtaaaaagtaataaaacaagaaacaacagaaataatatCAAGACATACGACTGACAGCTCCTCGCTGTGCCGCGGCTACAGAGACGTCAGTCGAGCCGCTTCCTGAACTCTGGAGGCTCGGTGCTAACGCAGCTAGCTGCTAACAGGCTAACGTCAGCTACACGGGCAGCGTCGGATCATGTGATCTTGTTGTCAGACGGAAACCACCGACGGGCGCTCAAGCTCTTCTAACttatatatatgtacagaaatgtatcagtgtatttgaaaaaaaaaacaaacaaaataaaacataaactacGCAGGACTTACTCCACTGATAACATATTTTACTTTGTGATGTAATGTGCATGCACAACCACCAGAGAGCGACGTTTCGCCGTTTTCAGCCAGCTGCAGACTGCTGCAACCTAAAGGACTGGATGTAGTAACACAGAGCatcattttatataaatgacTGTTTCACCGTTACTCTTCTGTTTCAAACAGTTATCGAAATGAAATCATCTGAGAAGGTTAGAGGAAAAACTGCTAGTCGCTCACATGAGATCTCAAAAATGACCAGCGACCAAAACCAGATATCTCTCTGAACTGTATTTGAATAAATGTAGTTACTTTCTACCCCTGTCActatgtaaaaatgttcaaaattCCTGCTTATTATAAGTTTAGGTAAAAAAGTTCGTACCAAACACAACTCTTACCATCCAACTTGTACCATCTTTTTTCTCGTCAGTGACAATtatcctcttttttctttttggtatAAATAGAGCACAAAAATATACTTTTCTCATGCAAGTTGAATATGAATTGACCCGACAGTAAAGTTTCTACGTTCAAATGCTGTCTCCTTAGTCAGTAGACTGAATGACCTCAGATGAACGCCTCAGTTTGTCTCTTTGGATTTTGGCCACCCTGCAGCATTGGCTTATTATATCAGCATATTCGTATCAAATGCTAGATTAGTAACAGTGGTGTTAACTTTCGGCTAAATTTGCCAATAGCctacaataaagaaagaaaggagtggTAgaaaaaagttagaaaaacaaatttaatgtaATAGTACAGAATAATATGAAAGCAAAATTTACAGCAGTTATGCACTGATGCTTCTCATTTCAACTAAACAGCCTTCAAAAGAATTATCAATCTAAGATTCAGTTTGAGATATAATTCACTTTGCAATTCACATTCGTGACATAGATTATTTTCAGTTAACTTCAGCAATACACACGTATGCAATGAAGGGCTAAGCACAATACTGTTAAACATAACTAACAGACGAAGTTAGCATTTCCACCTTTTCCTGAGATCTGGGTTATCTGTACTGTATTTGCAGGATATAGCAGCATGGTGATAAAGTAAACATGGATGCACTGATTGCACATAATATCCACACCATGCGTCTGTATCTTTATGCCCTAAGCTGCGACAGAacactgagaaacagaaaattctTGACTTGTGTTATTTGGAGGAGTTTTTCACATGTGTTGATCCAAGGTGGAGATTCTTAAAAGACTGGACTGACATCGTCCTGACAAGCCCCTGAGGTCAACGCAACATTGTCCAGACCGATCTCTCCTCCAACACCTGTCCCACGCTGAGCTTCAAAGATAAgctgaaaaacattaaatggtaCCATCGCATTGTTTGGTTATGATAGCAAATGAACAAGACAGTTGTATTTCAAATATACTGCTGAAGAACGTAGAGCAATATCCATCACAGCTGGTCTCATAAATACTTTAAAGGCTTGAAATAACAATGTGTGCTGTTTACGATCCTTTGTCTGGTACATTagttattaaagttatttaataatataaaactatCCTGCATCTATTGTCATTAGCAATTTCTGCATTGTACAATCATCTATcaataataaatgagaaaatgactCACAGACTGTGGGGCTTCCTCTTTCCAGGCCACAGTGAGAAGCTCTGTCTGCCAACCCTGGTCTCTGGTGTGGCTCTG
This Anabas testudineus chromosome 21, fAnaTes1.2, whole genome shotgun sequence DNA region includes the following protein-coding sequences:
- the rab9a gene encoding ras-related protein Rab-9A, which gives rise to MTTKTSLLKVILLGDGGVGKSSIMNRYVTNKFDAHLFHTIGVEFLNKDLEVDGHQVTLQIWDTAGQERFRSLRTPFYRGSDCCLLTFSVDDNQSFFNLGNWKKEFIYYADVKEPEKFPFVVLGNKVDVTERQVSTEEAQRWCQENGDYPYYETSAKDATNVAVAFEEAVRRVLAMDERTDHLIPTDTVKLHRKPRSAVPCCS